The Nonlabens sp. Hel1_33_55 genome contains the following window.
ATGGATTGATGAAAACCCTAATCCTGCAGATGGTGAGAAATACAACATCTACCGTGATGGTCTTAAGGTCAATGTAACGATCGATAGCCGCATGCAAGCCATCGCAGAAAAATCGGTACAGGATCACATGAAAAACCTTCAAGCCGAATTTGATCATCAAAACAGAAACCTAAAAACAGCACCTTTTAGAGACGTTAATGAAGAAGAGGTGGACAGAATCCTCGCATCTGCAATGCGCAGGTCAGAGCGTTGGAGAATACTCAAAGCTGATGGAAAAAGCGATCAAGAAATCAAGGATAGCTTTCTCGAGAAAACAGACATGACTGTGTTTTCATGGTCAGGTGATATCGATACACTCATGACACCGCTGGACAGTATTAAGTACTACAAAAAGTTTTTACAGGCAGGTATGATGTCCATGGAGCCACAAACAGGTCATGTAAAGGCATGGGTTGGTGGTATCAACCACCAGCATTTCAAGTTTGATCACGTGAAAAAAGGAAAGCGCCAACCAGGATCAACGTTTAAACCATTTTTATATGCAACGGCAATTGATCTTTTGAAGTTTTCGCCATGTATGAAATTTAGTGATGGTGAATACACCATTCCAGCTGGCCGTTATGGGAACCAGCGTGACTGGACTCCTAAAAACTCTAGTGGTGGATATGGTCAAATGAGAACGCTTAAAAATGCTTTGGCTAATTCTGTCAACACGGTTTCTGCGAGATTGATGGATGAGGTAGGACCGCAAGCGGTCATTGACAGAGTAAAAACGTTAGGTATTGATACAAGTAATATGAGAGCTCAACCAGCACTTGCCTTAGGAACAGAAGATGTGAGCCTTTACGAAATGGTTGCGGCTTATGGAGTTTTTGCAAATGGTGGCATCTACAATGAGCCAATCCTAGTTACGAGCATAGAAGATAAAAACGGAACTGTTTTGTATCAATATATGCCAGATTCCAAAGATGTAATGAACCCTGAAGTTGCGTATACTACAGTTAAACTTATGGAAGGAGTTGTCCAAGAAGGTAGTGGCGCTAGACTGCAGGACGCTTGGAGAGGCAATCAATCTTATGCCAATATCCTAACCGATTATCCATATGAGCTCAAGAATCCTATCGCAGGAAAAACGGGTACCACACAAAATCAAAGTGATGGATGGTTTATGGGAATGGTTCCCAATCTAGTGAGTGGTGTTTGGGTTGGCGGTGAAGATCGATCCGTTCACTTTCCTGGGATTACCTATGGTCAAGGAGCATCAATGGCTTTGCCTATTTGGGGTTCCTACATGAAAGGATTGTATGCTAATGACAATATTGAGGTATCAAAATCAAGTTTCCCTAGACCTGCAAACCTTTCTATTCAAACAGATTGTGCTAATTACAATGATGGTAATGGCAATCCTGGTGACGAAGATGATGGTGGTGAACTAGATATGTAACTATGATTCATAAGCTGACTCTTGAAAATATCCTTTTTCTGGATATTGAAACAGTTCCTCAACATGAAAATTTTGAGGACCTGAAACCTATAGATCAAGAGTTGTTTTCTCAAAAAACTCAATATCAACGCCGTGATGAATTCTCACCAGCAGAATTCTATGAGCGTGCAGGAATCTGGGCAGAATTCGGTAAAATCATTTGTATTTCTGTTGGATTCTTTAGAGAATCATCATCTGGTAGAACCTTAAGAGTACACAGTTATAATGGCGATGAAAAGCAATTATTGATTGAATTTGCTCAAATGCTAGAAGAGCATTTCTCAAGACGTGAGCATCTACTTTGCGGTCACAATGCAAAGGAATTTGATTTCCCCTTTATCGCCAGGCGCATGATTATCCATGGTTTGGAACTACCTGCAAAGCTTAATCTATTTGGTAAGAAGCCATGGGAAATTCCACATCTTGATACGATGGAGTTGTGGAAATTTGGTGACTATAAGCATTATACAAGTTTGAAATTACTGACTCGTATTTTAGGAATAGAATCACCTAAAGATGATATAGATGGTTCACAGGTGAGAAATGTCTATTATAATGAAAAGGATGTAGAACGTATTACTCGCTATTGTGAACGTGATGTAATTGCTGTGGCGCAAGTAGTTCTCAAGTTACGTAATGAAAACCTATTGCAGGATGACCAGATCATCATCAAATAATCTTCAAATTGATGTGAAGGGCTTGAACCTTTCCTTCAAAAATGGCATTAGATATACTCAAGTATTGCATAATATCGACATCCAGCTTTACAAGAATGAAATTCTGGCGGTAGTTGGTGAATCGGGTAGCGGTAAGTCGGTTGCCAGTAAGATTTTGATGGGTTTGCTTGATAGTAAGCATATTAAGGTAGATGCAAAAAAGGCCATAGTTCTAGAGAAAGATGTTTTGGAGATGGAACGTGGTGAATGGTCACGCTTTCGCGGAAGCGAGATCTCCATGATCTTTCAAGAGCCCATGAGCTCGCTCAATCCCACGAAAACTTGTGGTGAACAAGTTGCTGAAATCTTAAAGATTCATACGCAACTTAACTCTAATCAGCGCAAACATAATGTCCTTGAGCTTTTCAATAAAGTAAAGCTCCCACAACCTGAGCTGACTTATCAAAAGTATCCTCATGAAATTAGTGGTGGTCAAATGCAACGTGTGATGATTGCGATGGCCGTCGCCTGCAAACCGAAGATCTTGATTGCAGATGAACCAACGACCGCGCTAGATGTTACGGTACAGAAAGAAATTATGCTACTGCTCAAATCGCTGCAGCAAGAATATGGATTGAGTATTCTTTTCATCTCTCACGATTTGTCGCTTGTAAGATCTATAGCAGATCGTATTATGGTGATGTATCAAGGCCGTATGGTAGAAACCAATGAAGCTCAATCACTATTTGATGATCCACAGGAACAATATACCAAAGCTCTTATTGCTGCCAGACCAGAAACAGATCGCAGATTAAAGAGACTGCCTACCATCAAGGATTTCATGGAAAAGCGTATCGTTGACAAGGTTGAATCCAATGCTCAAAGAAATGAGCGTCATTCAGCTTTATATGATAGCAAACCGATATTGAAAGTAAATAACGTTGTCAAAGATTATGCTCTAAAGAAAAAACTCTTTCAAACCCAACAATATTATCGAGCAGTCGACGAGGTGAGTTTTGAACTTTATAAAGGAGAAAGTTTAGGTCTAGTTGGGGAAAGCGGTTGCGGTAAAAGTACGTTGGGTAACATGATTCTTGGATTGCTTCCCATAACCAGTGGCCAGATTCTTATTGATGATCATGATATCAGTAAGATCTCGTCGAACGCTCTTAGAAAGTTGCGCAAAAAAATACAGATCATTTTTCAGGATCCTTTTGCCTCGCTTAACCCGCGTATTAGAATAGGCGATGCGATCATGGAACCCATGAAATGGCATGGTATAGGTAGCAGCGATAAAGACCGCAGACATCGCGTGGAAAAATTACTGGAACGTGTAGGCCTAGAGGCTGGTTATTATAATCGTTATCCTCATGAGTTTAGTGGTGGACAACGTCAGCGCATTGGTATTGCTCGAGCAGTAGCCCTAGAACCAGAGTTGATTGTGTGTGATGAATCAGTGAGTGCTCTGGACATAAGCGTTCAGGCTCAGGTGCTCAATCTATTGAATGAGTTTAAGGAAGATCTGGGTTTCTCATACATCTTTATTTCTCATGACTTGAGCGTTGTCAAATATTTTTGCGACCGCGTTATTGTGATGAATAAAGGTAAAATTGAAGAAGAGAATGAAGCTGATGAACTCTATTTGAATCCACAAAAAGAGTATACTAAAAAGCTGATTGACGCAATCCCTTAAAATGAAATGAGCGCTAATAAAAAATCCCATCCCGGTAAGGCCGAGATGGGATTTCATTTTGAAAGCAAAAATCTAAAACGTAAAAAACGTTCGTGACACAAGTTTACAAAGTCCTTTAATAAATCTGTAAGTAGATATAATGCTATTGGGTTTTTGAATTGATGCTTGCACGATGTTATTATTTGTATTAGACCTCTAATATCTTAAATAAATCCAAATAAACCTAGTTAAAGGCATAATAATTCGATGAAGTGCACATCTTTTCTTTATAATTTGTTAATTACTTTCAGCTGCTTCTCGTTGCTCTTCGGCTAAATGATCCAAATAAAGAATCCCATTGAGGTGATCAATCTCATGTTGAAATATCACTGCGGTAAAATCCTCCACCATTTCAACAACGTGTTCATTCTTCATGGTATCATATTCTACTAGAATCGCATAAGCTCGCGAGTTGAGCGTGTCGCGACGGTCAGGAATGGACAGACATCCTTCACGACATTCCTGTTTTTTCTTGGAGTATTGTTTAATCACTGGATTCAAAATCACCTCAAAAGGAAATTCTGGCTTGTCAAAGCGTTGCACCCAGGCGATGCGCTTAAGAACTCCTACTTGCGGTGCCGCAATTCCAGCGCCCAGTGACATGCTATCCCTCACGGTGGCATACATACGATCGACCAGTCGCTGTAGCGTTTTGTCTTTGGGATCGACATCTACCGCGATACTATTCTGGCGCAATAGAAGGGAATCTGATTCTTTGGTAATTTTAAAAACCCGCATGGGTGCTGTTGCCTCATCACTCATGATGATCGCGTGTTGCGTATTTGAAAATTGGTTGGATTGTTGCGCTTTCGCGAAAGCGAAACTCACCAACATCATCACTGCAACGATATAAATTTTTGATTTCATCATTTTAGTTTTTAGGGCTGGAATTCATAATCTCAAACTCTGGTCTCTTACCAACGCTTACCTCGCTAGAACCCAAGATTTTGACCGTTCCTTTAGTAAAATCTTCCTCGCTGGCTTCAAAAATGTTGTCCACATACTTTTGTGGGTTTCTATCGATGTATGGAAACCAAGTGCTATGAATCTGGATCATGATGCGGTGGCCCGTTTTGAAGGTATGCAACACATCCTGCAACGGAAAGTTAACCGATGTTTTTTGACCTTCTACAAAAGCCTCAGGCTTTGAAAAATCATTTCTGAATCTACCTCTAAAGGTTTCTGCCCTTACAAGTTGTTGATAGCCTGCAAGCGTGATGTGGTCTGGAGTCTTTTCATCATTTTTCATATCGTCTGGATAGACGTCAATCACCTTGACAATAAAATCAGCATCTGTAATGTCTTGTAGAATGACCTCAAGATTTGCCTGAATCTCGCCAGCAAGTCTCGTGTCATTTTCCAAAACATCAGTCTGGAAAGTGAGTACGTCTGGTCGTCTTGAAGCATGACGCTGGTCATCTGTCATGTACGCACGTGGCGTGAAGGTCACCGGTGTGATCTCGCTTCTAAACGGCACTGGATTCAAGGGATCGCTCACATAATCAAAACTAGCATCCTCATCTGCCGCTTTATTCATTAGCAATTTACCGTTTTGACTAAATCCAAAAACGATCTGATCCTGCTTAGGTGGCCATACATCAAATTGTTCCCATTGCTTCAAACCTGTGTCAAACATGTAAGCTTCTGGAAGATTTGGGTTTGCTTTTCCTTTTAAATGATGCTCAAAAAACGGTGTCTCAATATTACGCTGGTAAAAAGTTGAGATGCTATCGCCAAAAACGATATGGTTCACCATTTGCGTTCCAGTCTCTCTTGCCCAGTTGCCATGGCTCCATGGCCCCATAACGATGGTGTTGTTCTTGTTCTTTGGGTTGTTGCGTTCTACATTTTTATAGATGGTGAGTGGTCCATACAAATCCTCTGCATCAAACCAGCCGCCTACAGTCATAACTGCATGGTTAACATCTTGAAAATGGTTGGTTATGGCGCGCTTTTGCCAGAACTCATCATAGTTAGGATGCTCTGTTACTTGCTTCCAGAATTCATTGTCTGGATAGATATTTTCAGTCACGTTTTTAAGTGGGCCTAAAGCCATGTTGTAGGCATAGGAATCTTTTGTATTTCCAGCCGCGTTCATGTTATCCCATTTATCAGTATACCAGCTTTCAGTTGTTGGACCTTCAGTTTGATGGCCAAAAACTGGGTAGGCCATCAAATAACTTTGAAGTGTGGCGCCCATGTGATGAAAGTCGTCAAAGAAAAAATCACCAATAGGTGCTTGAGGTGATGATGCCACTAACGCTGGGTGCGCATCTGGTAGCGCAGCGGCCGTGTAGAATCCTGGATAGGAAATTCCCCATTGGCCTACTTTTTTGTTGGTGTTTTTTAGATTCTTTACGAGCCAGTCAACCGTATCATACGTGTCAGAACTCTCGTCGATATCGGTTGTATTCTTGACGTCGTTTCCAGGAATATTAGGAGTCATGTTATTGAAAGTTCCTTCACTCATCCAGCGACCACGCACATCTTGATAAACAAAAATGTACCCATCTTCCATCATGAATTTATTGGGTCCCAATGAAGTTTTGAACTCATCCTCACCATAAGGCGCCACACTGTAACAGGTGCGTTGCATCATGATGGGATATTTCTTTGAAGTGTCTTTAGGTGCATAGATGACGGTGTACAATTTGGTACCATCACGCATGGGAATGTATTGCGAGGTTTTAGTGTAATTATCTTGTATGTAGGTGGATGAGGATTGCGCTTTCGCGAAAGCGAACCCAACGACCAACAGTATAGAAACAAATATGTTTTTCATAGTAATAAGTTATGCTTTAAAGATAGGCAATGCCTTAAAAAAGGCTTCCAATTTGGAAGCCTTTTGTAATAGTTACCAGATGATCACGCGATCTTCTGGTTTGACGTACATTCCATCACCTTCTTTGATATCAAAAGCCTCATAGAAAGCCTGTATGTTTTGAAGTGGTACATAACCACGATACATTCCTGGTGAGTGCACATCGCCCTTAATGCGTTGTTGTAGCGCCTCGTCACGCATCTTTGTGCGCCACACGGTTGCCCAGCTTATAAAAAACCGTTGTTCCTGCGTGTAGCCATCAATATCTTTTTCTGGTCTGCCCTTATCTTCCAACCACATTTCCAAGGCATCATAAGCGGCATTCACACCACCAAGATCACCAATATTCTCACCTAACGTGAATTTACCGTTGATAAATACTTCCGGCATCACTTCTATAGCGCTGTACTGATCTGCCAGATTAGTTCCCAATCCTTCAAATTTTGTATTGTCCTCATCTGTCCACCAGTTGGTCATGTTACCAGCGGCATCAAATCGAGCACCAGTATCGTCAAAACCATGAGAGATTTCATGTCCTATCACAGCGCCCATACCACCAAAGTTGATCGCAGCATCTGCATTGTAATCATAGAATGGCGGTTGTAGGATCGCAGCAGGGAAAACGATTTCGTTGTAATAAGGATTGTAGTAAGCGTTTACTGTTTGTGGTGACATGAACCACTCGCTTTTATCAACTGGCTCGCCTAAATTGTCTAGGTTGTCCTCACGATTCCATTGAATCACGGCCATCATATTGTCAAAAAGAGTACCTCCTTTTTCAGGGCTGGTAATTTCCATGGCGCTATAGTCTTTCCATTTGTCTGGATATCCTATTTTGATGGTCATCCCATTGAGTTTGTCAATGGCCTTCTTTTTAGTATCAGCGCTCATCCAGTCCAGTGCATTGATACGTACTTCATAAGCTTTTTTGACATAGTCTATCATTTCAAGAGCCTTGTCTTTTGCTTCTTTAGGGAATTTCTCGTCCACATATAATTTACCTAAAGCTTCTCCAACGGTACCATTCACCACATCAAGCGCACGTTCTTCCATAGGTTCTTGTTCTACAGCACCACCCATGGTTTTGCTGTAAAAATCCCAATTTGCATCTTCCAGCGTTGTTGAAAGACTACCAGCCGCTTGATTAATCATGGTCCATTTGAGATAATCCTTGATTACTGCTAGATTTTTTTGTGCGATCATAGGTTGTATGGCCTTCAAATAACCTGGCTGAGAGACGATAATAGTATCAAAATCTTTGACACCTATCTCATCAAAATACGTTTTCCAATCCATCGCTGGAACTAGCTTTTTCAAGCTTTCTTTAGGCATAGGATTATAAGAAAGCAGCGGATTTCTACTTGCTACTTTATCAAGCATAGGTTTTGCTAGCTTACCTTCAAAGGACACTATGGAAGCTGCCTGCTTGCCAGCGGCAAGTTCATCTGTTCCTGTTAGTGTGAGCATACGTGCTACATGTCTTTCATATTCTTTGAGCTTCTGCTTGCTGTCCTCATCCTGCTCTACATAATATTCACGATCCATACCTAAACTACCAGTACCTAATTGAGCCACATTCATGTTGGTATCCTTAGCATCTGGACCTACATAGAAAGAAACTAATCCGTTCACTCCATAAGCAGAAAGATCTGCCAACAACTTAGGTAACTCATTGATGTTTTCTACGGCATCAATTTGATCTAAATAAGGAAGCAATGGCTGGTAGCCAGTCTTGTCGCGATTTTCTGTATCCATGATGGATTGAAAGACGTAGACGGCTTTGGCTTGATCAGAAGATGGATCTAGATTCTCGTCATTTTCTGCTTTGTTTAGAATGGCAAGTACGTCAGCATCTGTGTCTTTTCTCAACTTGTTGAAACCACCCCAAACGGTCTGGTCTGCAGGAATTTCTGTAGAGTCCACCCAGGTTCCATTTACGTATCTGTAAAAGTCATTTTTAGGACTAACGAGTGTATCCATGGCGGTGAAATCGATGCCTGGATAGGAATTTGCTTCTGCGATTTCGGTTTCTTGTTCTTCCTTGCATGAAGCTAAACTGATTACTATAGCTAGGATCACCATCGATCTCATAGCACTCCAATGGTTTTTCATTGTCATGATTTTTAGGGTAATAAATGTAATGTGTTTTGAAAAATTGTAAGCACAATATATAAACGATTTAACTATCTGAATATTTTTCAAGTTGGTGGAGAATTCCGCTTTCGCGAAAGCGTACCACTTCAAAAACATATTGCAAATAAAAAGGGCTTTCTAACAAGAAAGCCCTTCATTGTAGAGTAAAACAAATGTGTTCTAACGCACAAGTAATTTTTGTGTTGTTGTATCGCCGCTTGAAGATATGGTCAAAAAGTATAGTCCCGAAGCAAAACCAGTAAGATCAAGAATTTCCTTTTTGTTATTGATAAGAGAGGATTGCATGATTTGCTTACCTGTAATATCTGACACCTGATAATCGTATTCTGTATCCATTTTCCAATCGATGTTGAAGACACCATTTGACGGGTTAGGATATACCGTGTATAGCAATTCCTTAGGTGTATTTGAAGAAGCTGTTTTTCCTGTTATCTGTACGTTATCCAATACGACACCTTCTTGATTTATGGACTGGTCAGAGTGAAATACAAATCTAAAGACAACGCTAGCTTGACCTGCAAGATTATCGAGTGACGTACTGTAAGTAGTCATCTGGCTATTAGTTCCTGTCCATTGTCCACCTTGACAGCTAAAACAGTTGTTACCTTGATCTGACTTGTCAGAATTGTACCAGTTGGAATCATTTGCATTACCTAATAGATTCCAGTTGCTACCATTATCTGTAGAGTACTGAATGTAGAATATGTCCCAATCCTGCTCTAGGTCAAAAGCCATATCAAATTTAAATTCTGCAGTGTCAACGTTTGCTAGGTCGTAGCATCCTGTATAGAGGTACGCTTGGGTCAGGTCTGTGTAGTTACCATTAAGGTTTGTTCCATAAACTTGCTTGCCGCTTGCTGCTGCATTCAATAACAAACCTTGAGGTACACCACGTTCCCATAAAACATTGCTGCTCTTGTCATTCAAAGTAACCATTGTTTCATCTTGCTCAAAACCATAGTTCTGATTGAGGTTAGCAGAATTATTCTGCACAATAGTCAATGTTTTGAAGTTATTGCTTAGAAATTCATCCTTTGCAGCTGCAACTTCTAATCTCAAAGCATAAGAACCAGGTTCTAGGTTGAGGTCATCAATAGTTAAATAGGTTTGTTCCTGCGCATCGATTTCCAAACTATAGTCGCGTGTAACTTTATTGCCACCGTTGATCCAGTAACTAATAGTTACTTCATTGATAGGATTTATTCCTGTATTTTCTAACAATACCTCAACGCTGTTGCTGCCACAATCAATAGAACCACCAGTATTAGTAACTGATTTCATGCTTATGTCATCCATAGGCTGCACAAATTCTACAGTAGTCTGCCATACACCGCGACCATAAGTACCAGCAGTCATAATCATGTCAACTGGATTAATTTCTATATCGCGAACATTTACATTAGGTAGATTGTTAGAAAATTTGACCCATGTTTTGTTGTTATCTAGATATTTGAAAATACCAACCGTAGTACCTAAGAATAAGGCATTATCTGCACTGTTTGCAAGGTGAGCCAATGTGTTCTTTCCAAGTTGTGGCAAGTTAGAAGTGATATCGATAAATTCAGCTCCCATATCATTACTCATCATCACTTTACCATAAGCAGATCCAGTTGCGATATAGACAATGTTATTATTGTTATTATTTACTTCAATGGCAGTGATTTCTCCAGGAAGTTCTTTGATCCATGTGAATTCTTTACCAGCATCTGTACTTCTAAATAACTGCTCATCGACAGCAACATACATGATGTTTTCATTAATTGGATCAATTTCCAAAATATCAATATTGCCAGTAAAACTTGATGATACCGCAGTAAAATTATCACCATCTACTTTATACAATTTATTGTAACCCGCATAGATGTCACCGGTACTAGTAGTTTGAAGTGGTGTGATCCAGTTACCCATTGATGGTCCATCGATTTTCTTTTGCATGGATCCAGCATCATTTGTAATGTATAATCCTAAGCCAAATTGTGTAAAGCTGTAACGAACATCTGAGTTATTAGGATCAATTCCAGATTCCATACCATCAGCACCGTGAAAATTTTTCCAGGTGTTCCCGCTACGTGTAAATCCTCCATTATCCTGCAATCCACCAGTGATATTACTACTGGAATTGGAACCAACAGCGATGCGATAAAACTGACCTATTTGAAGACCACTAGTCAAGTCAGTAAATGAAGTTGCCTCATTACTACTTCTATAAATACCACCATCAGAAAGAACGAATAATTCACCATCGAATTCTCTTATTTGGTGAATGTCAGCGTGCGTATACGTAGGCGATTCTGGATTGTTCCAGGTGTTCACACG
Protein-coding sequences here:
- a CDS encoding T9SS type A sorting domain-containing protein yields the protein MKLFTLVILLISFTAAGQLGTDAPWMKDIAVQKSSGEVTYEQVKSAGEQYWSSHNQNAKGSGYKPFLRWLERTKPYVKQDGTIQSGQDVADQLNGFMQAKNGYVDKSRFNPVGPFSYENTTSWSPGQGRINTVAVDPNNTNTYYVGAPSGGLWKSTTAGQSWTPLTDFLSQIGVSAIAIDSNNSNVVYIGTGDDDAGDSSSIGMLKSTNGGASFTETALTFNDPGANISEIYLDPSNSNTVYVSSNMGFYKSMNAGMTIKRTFNGNVKDIKINTEDSSIIYLATSKSFYKSEDAGETFREIKQGLPSGITRMVIGVSKADANVVYLLAVNTENSLMGVYRSTDAGTSFEKRDAGVDILENKQGWYNLALEVSQTDADVIYTGALNVWKSTNGGSDFTRVNTWNNPESPTYTHADIHQIREFDGELFVLSDGGIYRSSNEATSFTDLTSGLQIGQFYRIAVGSNSSSNITGGLQDNGGFTRSGNTWKNFHGADGMESGIDPNNSDVRYSFTQFGLGLYITNDAGSMQKKIDGPSMGNWITPLQTTSTGDIYAGYNKLYKVDGDNFTAVSSSFTGNIDILEIDPINENIMYVAVDEQLFRSTDAGKEFTWIKELPGEITAIEVNNNNNNIVYIATGSAYGKVMMSNDMGAEFIDITSNLPQLGKNTLAHLANSADNALFLGTTVGIFKYLDNNKTWVKFSNNLPNVNVRDIEINPVDMIMTAGTYGRGVWQTTVEFVQPMDDISMKSVTNTGGSIDCGSNSVEVLLENTGINPINEVTISYWINGGNKVTRDYSLEIDAQEQTYLTIDDLNLEPGSYALRLEVAAAKDEFLSNNFKTLTIVQNNSANLNQNYGFEQDETMVTLNDKSSNVLWERGVPQGLLLNAAASGKQVYGTNLNGNYTDLTQAYLYTGCYDLANVDTAEFKFDMAFDLEQDWDIFYIQYSTDNGSNWNLLGNANDSNWYNSDKSDQGNNCFSCQGGQWTGTNSQMTTYSTSLDNLAGQASVVFRFVFHSDQSINQEGVVLDNVQITGKTASSNTPKELLYTVYPNPSNGVFNIDWKMDTEYDYQVSDITGKQIMQSSLINNKKEILDLTGFASGLYFLTISSSGDTTTQKLLVR
- a CDS encoding M13 family metallopeptidase codes for the protein MKNHWSAMRSMVILAIVISLASCKEEQETEIAEANSYPGIDFTAMDTLVSPKNDFYRYVNGTWVDSTEIPADQTVWGGFNKLRKDTDADVLAILNKAENDENLDPSSDQAKAVYVFQSIMDTENRDKTGYQPLLPYLDQIDAVENINELPKLLADLSAYGVNGLVSFYVGPDAKDTNMNVAQLGTGSLGMDREYYVEQDEDSKQKLKEYERHVARMLTLTGTDELAAGKQAASIVSFEGKLAKPMLDKVASRNPLLSYNPMPKESLKKLVPAMDWKTYFDEIGVKDFDTIIVSQPGYLKAIQPMIAQKNLAVIKDYLKWTMINQAAGSLSTTLEDANWDFYSKTMGGAVEQEPMEERALDVVNGTVGEALGKLYVDEKFPKEAKDKALEMIDYVKKAYEVRINALDWMSADTKKKAIDKLNGMTIKIGYPDKWKDYSAMEITSPEKGGTLFDNMMAVIQWNREDNLDNLGEPVDKSEWFMSPQTVNAYYNPYYNEIVFPAAILQPPFYDYNADAAINFGGMGAVIGHEISHGFDDTGARFDAAGNMTNWWTDEDNTKFEGLGTNLADQYSAIEVMPEVFINGKFTLGENIGDLGGVNAAYDALEMWLEDKGRPEKDIDGYTQEQRFFISWATVWRTKMRDEALQQRIKGDVHSPGMYRGYVPLQNIQAFYEAFDIKEGDGMYVKPEDRVIIW
- the def gene encoding peptide deformylase, translated to MKSKIYIVAVMMLVSFAFAKAQQSNQFSNTQHAIIMSDEATAPMRVFKITKESDSLLLRQNSIAVDVDPKDKTLQRLVDRMYATVRDSMSLGAGIAAPQVGVLKRIAWVQRFDKPEFPFEVILNPVIKQYSKKKQECREGCLSIPDRRDTLNSRAYAILVEYDTMKNEHVVEMVEDFTAVIFQHEIDHLNGILYLDHLAEEQREAAESN
- a CDS encoding penicillin-binding protein 1A, producing the protein MAATKAQEATRKQELRANVVFFWKLVGLAIGLLVLIFILTSWGVFGSLPDHTKLENPDTDLATEIVASDAITLGKFYKDNRTPVSFEELPQNMVDALVSTEDERFFEHSGIDWYGTMRAVVFLGQRGGASTITQQLAKNYFTEKPATNIVARIGQKLKEWIISIRLEKQYTKQEIIAQYLNQITFLYNADGVRSASRIYFGKEPKDLNVEESAVIVAMLKNPRQFNPRREISKDKSFQRRNQVFVQMVRNDKMTEAMKDSLREQPIELNFSPETHNDGMATYFREYLRSWLDKWIDENPNPADGEKYNIYRDGLKVNVTIDSRMQAIAEKSVQDHMKNLQAEFDHQNRNLKTAPFRDVNEEEVDRILASAMRRSERWRILKADGKSDQEIKDSFLEKTDMTVFSWSGDIDTLMTPLDSIKYYKKFLQAGMMSMEPQTGHVKAWVGGINHQHFKFDHVKKGKRQPGSTFKPFLYATAIDLLKFSPCMKFSDGEYTIPAGRYGNQRDWTPKNSSGGYGQMRTLKNALANSVNTVSARLMDEVGPQAVIDRVKTLGIDTSNMRAQPALALGTEDVSLYEMVAAYGVFANGGIYNEPILVTSIEDKNGTVLYQYMPDSKDVMNPEVAYTTVKLMEGVVQEGSGARLQDAWRGNQSYANILTDYPYELKNPIAGKTGTTQNQSDGWFMGMVPNLVSGVWVGGEDRSVHFPGITYGQGASMALPIWGSYMKGLYANDNIEVSKSSFPRPANLSIQTDCANYNDGNGNPGDEDDGGELDM
- a CDS encoding 3'-5' exonuclease, whose amino-acid sequence is MIHKLTLENILFLDIETVPQHENFEDLKPIDQELFSQKTQYQRRDEFSPAEFYERAGIWAEFGKIICISVGFFRESSSGRTLRVHSYNGDEKQLLIEFAQMLEEHFSRREHLLCGHNAKEFDFPFIARRMIIHGLELPAKLNLFGKKPWEIPHLDTMELWKFGDYKHYTSLKLLTRILGIESPKDDIDGSQVRNVYYNEKDVERITRYCERDVIAVAQVVLKLRNENLLQDDQIIIK
- a CDS encoding ABC transporter ATP-binding protein; this encodes MTRSSSNNLQIDVKGLNLSFKNGIRYTQVLHNIDIQLYKNEILAVVGESGSGKSVASKILMGLLDSKHIKVDAKKAIVLEKDVLEMERGEWSRFRGSEISMIFQEPMSSLNPTKTCGEQVAEILKIHTQLNSNQRKHNVLELFNKVKLPQPELTYQKYPHEISGGQMQRVMIAMAVACKPKILIADEPTTALDVTVQKEIMLLLKSLQQEYGLSILFISHDLSLVRSIADRIMVMYQGRMVETNEAQSLFDDPQEQYTKALIAARPETDRRLKRLPTIKDFMEKRIVDKVESNAQRNERHSALYDSKPILKVNNVVKDYALKKKLFQTQQYYRAVDEVSFELYKGESLGLVGESGCGKSTLGNMILGLLPITSGQILIDDHDISKISSNALRKLRKKIQIIFQDPFASLNPRIRIGDAIMEPMKWHGIGSSDKDRRHRVEKLLERVGLEAGYYNRYPHEFSGGQRQRIGIARAVALEPELIVCDESVSALDISVQAQVLNLLNEFKEDLGFSYIFISHDLSVVKYFCDRVIVMNKGKIEEENEADELYLNPQKEYTKKLIDAIP
- a CDS encoding CocE/NonD family hydrolase produces the protein MKNIFVSILLVVGFAFAKAQSSSTYIQDNYTKTSQYIPMRDGTKLYTVIYAPKDTSKKYPIMMQRTCYSVAPYGEDEFKTSLGPNKFMMEDGYIFVYQDVRGRWMSEGTFNNMTPNIPGNDVKNTTDIDESSDTYDTVDWLVKNLKNTNKKVGQWGISYPGFYTAAALPDAHPALVASSPQAPIGDFFFDDFHHMGATLQSYLMAYPVFGHQTEGPTTESWYTDKWDNMNAAGNTKDSYAYNMALGPLKNVTENIYPDNEFWKQVTEHPNYDEFWQKRAITNHFQDVNHAVMTVGGWFDAEDLYGPLTIYKNVERNNPKNKNNTIVMGPWSHGNWARETGTQMVNHIVFGDSISTFYQRNIETPFFEHHLKGKANPNLPEAYMFDTGLKQWEQFDVWPPKQDQIVFGFSQNGKLLMNKAADEDASFDYVSDPLNPVPFRSEITPVTFTPRAYMTDDQRHASRRPDVLTFQTDVLENDTRLAGEIQANLEVILQDITDADFIVKVIDVYPDDMKNDEKTPDHITLAGYQQLVRAETFRGRFRNDFSKPEAFVEGQKTSVNFPLQDVLHTFKTGHRIMIQIHSTWFPYIDRNPQKYVDNIFEASEEDFTKGTVKILGSSEVSVGKRPEFEIMNSSPKN